In Lolium rigidum isolate FL_2022 chromosome 3, APGP_CSIRO_Lrig_0.1, whole genome shotgun sequence, the genomic window GTTTTTTCCTTTTGTGCGGCATTGATATTTATGAAATGAAACTCTAGTCTATGTTATGGATCTTGTAATACAATACCTTGAATGTGTTTTTTCTTATTAGCCCTATCAATATACACTTCCTAGCTATATATGTGAGTGAAATTAATCAAAAGAattaataaaagaaaaagaaaaaggctaGTATTTTCTTGTTCCCTTTTTCTGAGTGAGAAAGGCTAATTATCATAAAATAAACATTTATATGGAATATACAAAAGAGATAAACAGAAAGTAGAAATGAGAAGCAAGGGTGGGCCTCTTTTACCAGGCTACAGATTCACAAGGCCCCTGCCAAGCCCAAGCCCAATGTAATACTCCTACCCTACGAACTCCAAAGCCCACGAAACGCACACAGAGAGGAGTGAGGAGCGCACCTCGTCCTCCGGCCCCAACCTCCCCTCTCCATCTCCGGTCCTCCCCTCGCCCCCTCTCTCCCCCAGATCTCCACGGCGAGCCCCCCCTACGCCCGCAGAGATGTCAGCTAGCAGCACGCCGGTGGACGCCTCGGGGGAGCCGATCCCGACGTCATCGGTGCTGATGGCGGCGTCCAAGCACATCGCCGTGCGGTGCCGGCCGGAGAACGTGGCCTTCCTCAACTGCAAGAAGAAGGACCCCAACCCCGAGAAGTGCCTCGAGAAGGGCCGCCAGGTCACGCGCTGCGTCTTCAACCTGTGAGTCCCCTGCCCGCCTGGCGCCAGCCCTTTATCTCGTTCCCTTCTGCCTGCTTGGATTGCTGATTCGTCGAATGTTTCGTCAATCGTGCTGCTCGTGGTAGTTCAGTTCGTTCGAGTAGGTGCGCCCCTGTGTGCCCGTCGTGCGTCACAACTTTGTTAGTTCGTGTCCGAATGTTTGCTGTGTTGAGATGTTCAGTCGGTGCTATCTTGAATTTGTGTTTCCCTTTAGAGGTACTAGCTTATGAGCATTTAAGCGAAATTTGTGCCTCCACGATTAACCTATGCGGTGGATCGGTATTTAACACTCTGGCAGCCACTGGCAGTTTGTCACTCAGTCAGCGACGATCATTTTGTTCTTATTGTCAAGGATCTGATTACGCAGCGGATTAAACGGTAATGGTACAGGGATTAGCTGACGGTTATATGGTGTTACTTACATGCCTCAGGTCATCAGTTTGTACTGTGTAGGAGAGTTCTGGGTTCATTGTGGTGCGATCTCGCGCCAAGGTTGAGGATATGTAGTGATGGGCAGGGTTCATAGCTACCTCTACTCTCGTCCCAGCCTTGTAGTAGTGAGTATATCAAATTTTCTGGTCAACGGGAATGCAATTTGTTGCTTGGCCGTTAAATTGCAAAGTTGTTATGGATAAACAGTTTTGCAGTGACCACCTAGTTTCTGATGATGGTATGACTTAGACCACACAGTGTTATCCTTCTGATCAGTTTATACAGAAGGGGATGAACTGGTAATGCCATACTCGGTATATAGCTCATTTTGCTTTAGACATGACTGCGAAAGTGAATCAACTCAGATAGCGTGGTTAATTGTCTCCAAAGTGTGTTTGCTCTCTTATGCAGCCAAAAAAACTCTGAGttgagtttttttttcattttaaatTCTTAGATACCTAGGTGGAAGTCTTTTAGTTTGGCTGTTTTCATTGTACTTCTGATATTCATCTGTCACATTGTCATGTGGGACAGATGGACAGTCAAACAAGATATGAATCAATTCTGATATATTCATTTGCTAGTGCAAGTTTGCAGTTGCACTCTGTTGTCTTCTATGTCCCATTTTCAGATGAGTAACTACTAACTACGAAACTATAATGTCCTCAGCGAAAAAATGCCTAAGATAACCAAGAGGGATAGATCGATAGAGTGTGTACAGTGATCAAGTTTATGGTTCTATTCAAGATAGACAATGGACTAGTCTTTCCTTTGCCAGGTGAGACCCGCTAGTGATTGGTATCTTCCAGACTATCTCACATTGTCAGTCCACGTATATTAAGTATTGGCCATATCTGGGAATACAAGTGGAACAACATCCAGTGCCAACTGTGAATATAGACACTAACTAAACATCCTGTGACAATGTTTCGTTAAAAACCACTCTACATTATAAGTTCCATGTAAGCCCAAGCCATGACACTATTTAGTTAGTTGAACTAAGCAGTCAGTGACTCAGTGTTATACTGTTGTTTTCCATGTAAACTCAAGCCATGTCGGTATTTAGTTAGTTGAACTAAGCAGTCAGGACTCAGTGTTATACTGTTGTTTTCAGTTAAGAGAATATTTCCTCCCATTTTAGTAAGCCAAATGATGGATATTTGGCCATGCGGTAGCAAATCTACGGACTGATCAGCTGTCTAAAATGTCTTCTTTTAGAGTACATGGAGGATGCAAACCACATTTGTAAGAAAATTATGCACTTAGTGTTTATTCTCTAAAATAATTATCGGGGTTTTCACAACATAGACGCTAGGCATAATACTAAACATACAACAATATTATGATCACAACATAATGTTTTTCTTCCCATGGATATGCACTGCCAAGATCAGACATAATCACATGAATACTACTACCTCTGGTATTCTTTAATTGACGCAGGTTTACACATGGGATAGGCTAAATTTGGCTCTCCTCCGCGTCGATTTaaaccgaccggagggagtactagcaaGAGAAATCATCATTAATAAATATTACAGCTAAAATAACTGGGTACTGTGACTTTGAGAGTGCACACTGGGTCTCTGGCGATGGTTGCAGCAGGGTCTGGTGCTGTTGTGCACAAAAATAAAGCTGATGCAGTAGGGGTGTATAGAGGAGGCCGAAGACGTGAATTAATGAGAAGTCTATTGGGAGCTCTTTAGAATTCTGATTCACCGCACCCTGTACATGGTCTAGAGCGCAGCAGTTTCAGAGAGGCTGCTCTCTC contains:
- the LOC124698144 gene encoding NADH dehydrogenase [ubiquinone] 1 alpha subcomplex subunit 8-B-like, which gives rise to MSASSTPVDASGEPIPTSSVLMAASKHIAVRCRPENVAFLNCKKKDPNPEKCLEKGRQVTRCVFNLLKELHQKCPKEMDAYAGCMYYYTNEFDFCRKEQEAFEGACPISE